AAAGTTATTTTTACGCTGATTTTTTCTCCCTTCCTGTCTACAACTACTGTAGTGTTGTCTCCTTCTTCAAAGGCCGAAAGCGCACGCATATAACTCATCATATCTACTACTGTACTATCTCCCATTTGAACCACAACATCGCCTTTTTGCAATCCGGCTTTTTGTGCCGGTTTTTCTTCGCTTACCCCGTCGATGCGCATACCTTCCCCATCGAAGAGATAATCAGGAATCACTCCAAGAGCTACTTTAAAGCGAGGAACTTCTTCGCTCTCATTTTTGGTTTTCTGGAAGACCAGCTTATCATCGTCATTCAATTCTGCGATCACTTCCATGATATACGAAGTGATCTTTTCCATCCCTTCATAGTTGAGTTTGTCAGCATCATCTGTGGGCTTGTGGTAGTCCTCGTGCTGCCCTGTAAAGAAATGTAGGACTGGAATGTCCTGCAGGTAAAAAGAGGTGTGGTCTGAAGGGCCTACGCCGGATTCCTGGAGTACCAGTTCAAAGTCCTGATTTGAGGAATTGAGAACCTGAGGCCAAATTGGCGCTGTACCCGTACCGCTAACAGAAAGCACCTTGCTCTCTCTTAGTCGGCCCACCATGTCCATGTTGATCATATAATTCACCTTCTCAAGCTCCACTGTGGGGTTCTTTGCAAAGTAATTTGACCCCAGCAGGCCGATTTCCTCTCCTGAAAAAGCCATGAAAAGATAGTTATTGCCTTTGAGTTCACTCTCTTTGAGTTTTTTTGCCAACTGCATTAAGACGGCTACCCCGCTTGCATTGTCATCGGCCCCATTGTGGATGGCCGCGTCTCCCCGGTAGAGTGAGCCTTGGCCTCCCATCCCAAGATGGTCATAATGCGCTCCCAGGATAACTGTATTAGCCGCATTATTGTCTATAAAACCAATGACGTTTGTGCCCGTTATAGTGCTGTCTGAAGCTTCCACGTATTGTATTTCCTGATGGGGATCCTTTTTGGGTTTAAACGTAAAGGTTTGAAAGTAGGTGCCTGCATTTCCGGCAGGATCCAATCCTAATTCCTCCATCCTCCAGGACAGATAGCCCGCAGCCATAAGTTCATTCGCTGTGCCTGTTTCCCTCCCTTTTAGGGAATCACTGGCAAGGAAACTCACATCATCTCTTAGGGTATATACTTTTACCGGTTCTTGCTTGCAGGATAGAATTGCTACAAGAAAAACAAGCCAAATACTTTTTTTCATCATTTTTGAGGGTATTTTTGTGCAAAATTAGTCAACAAATGAGAAAAGTACTCCTTTTATTGGTGATAA
This DNA window, taken from Muriicola soli, encodes the following:
- a CDS encoding DUF4910 domain-containing protein, whose protein sequence is MKKSIWLVFLVAILSCKQEPVKVYTLRDDVSFLASDSLKGRETGTANELMAAGYLSWRMEELGLDPAGNAGTYFQTFTFKPKKDPHQEIQYVEASDSTITGTNVIGFIDNNAANTVILGAHYDHLGMGGQGSLYRGDAAIHNGADDNASGVAVLMQLAKKLKESELKGNNYLFMAFSGEEIGLLGSNYFAKNPTVELEKVNYMINMDMVGRLRESKVLSVSGTGTAPIWPQVLNSSNQDFELVLQESGVGPSDHTSFYLQDIPVLHFFTGQHEDYHKPTDDADKLNYEGMEKITSYIMEVIAELNDDDKLVFQKTKNESEEVPRFKVALGVIPDYLFDGEGMRIDGVSEEKPAQKAGLQKGDVVVQMGDSTVVDMMSYMRALSAFEEGDNTTVVVDRKGEKISVKITF